A window from Luteibacter flocculans encodes these proteins:
- the mtnC gene encoding acireductone synthase: MSDIRAILTDIEGTTSSIDFVKDVLFPYARTHLPAYVETHADTPEVQHWLHEAAKEAGFVEASRTEIIDLLVRWIDEDRKSTALKALQGMIWREGYESGAYVSHMYPEVAARLRAWHEQGLALYVYSSGSVPAQKLLFGYSENGDLTPLFSGYFDTQTGHKREVDSYRRIAEAIGLPPAQVLFLSDIREELDAARTAGMRTTQLVRPPQPLSENGHPAVADFDAIAP; encoded by the coding sequence ATGTCTGACATCCGCGCCATCCTCACTGACATCGAGGGCACTACCAGCTCCATCGATTTCGTCAAGGACGTGCTGTTTCCGTATGCCCGGACGCACCTTCCGGCCTACGTCGAGACCCACGCCGACACGCCCGAGGTCCAGCACTGGCTGCACGAAGCGGCAAAGGAAGCCGGCTTCGTCGAGGCCAGCCGCACGGAAATCATCGACCTGCTCGTGCGCTGGATCGACGAGGATCGCAAGTCCACGGCGCTCAAGGCCCTGCAGGGCATGATCTGGCGCGAAGGCTACGAGTCCGGCGCCTACGTGTCGCACATGTACCCTGAGGTCGCAGCGCGGCTCCGTGCATGGCACGAACAGGGGCTTGCGTTGTACGTGTATTCGTCCGGCTCGGTACCGGCGCAGAAGCTACTGTTCGGCTACAGCGAGAACGGCGACCTCACGCCGTTGTTCTCGGGATATTTCGACACGCAGACGGGCCACAAGCGCGAGGTCGATTCCTACCGCCGCATCGCCGAAGCGATTGGCCTCCCGCCCGCGCAGGTGCTGTTCCTTTCGGACATCCGCGAAGAGCTCGACGCCGCTCGCACGGCGGGCATGCGCACCACGCAGCTCGTCCGTCCGCCGCAACCGCTGAGCGAGAACGGCCATCCTGCCGTCGCCGATTTCGATGCCATCGCACCTTGA
- a CDS encoding C13 family peptidase: MPSHLDSRRKTAIYVLASFSLGALLTASLLWHGPRPAPSQAVALEPAAARSAPAQGEPAKRPVPLSLWGDMPDGDTEGDTDAAAAWPDDAPTPEQVFTDQPEAMRKALSRLAPRTPGKPNLYAIAVGADGSEDVFRNEAEYVDAVVGKRFGSPGHTVILENNPTTLTTRPLASWTNLEAALGGLAKVMDPREDVLLLYIATHGSSDHTLLIDMDPIPLDQIDPDGLADILSKQPFRWKVVVVNACYSGGFVPKLRGAGTLVLTAARSDRTSFGCGADSDITYFGRAWLAHGLSATPDFIEAFGKAKAEIAGWEKRDALEPSEPQIDVGVGIDSKLEAWRKAARIGPPVPFQPAH; the protein is encoded by the coding sequence ATGCCATCGCACCTTGATTCCCGCCGCAAGACGGCGATCTACGTCCTGGCGTCGTTTTCCCTGGGCGCCCTGCTGACCGCAAGTCTGTTGTGGCACGGGCCGCGCCCCGCGCCGAGCCAGGCGGTCGCCCTCGAGCCTGCTGCTGCACGATCGGCGCCGGCCCAGGGGGAGCCCGCCAAGCGACCCGTGCCCCTGTCGCTATGGGGCGATATGCCCGATGGCGATACGGAAGGCGATACCGATGCGGCGGCGGCCTGGCCGGACGATGCGCCCACGCCGGAGCAGGTGTTTACCGATCAGCCCGAGGCCATGCGCAAGGCTTTGTCGCGGCTGGCTCCGCGCACGCCGGGCAAACCGAATCTCTACGCCATCGCCGTGGGCGCCGATGGGAGCGAAGACGTTTTCCGCAACGAGGCGGAATACGTCGATGCCGTGGTAGGAAAACGCTTTGGCAGCCCGGGTCATACGGTGATCCTGGAGAACAACCCGACCACACTCACCACCCGCCCGCTGGCTAGCTGGACGAATCTCGAAGCGGCACTCGGCGGTCTCGCCAAGGTGATGGACCCACGCGAAGACGTGCTCCTGCTGTACATCGCCACCCATGGTTCCAGCGACCACACCCTACTCATCGACATGGATCCGATCCCACTCGATCAGATCGACCCGGATGGTCTCGCGGATATCCTTTCGAAGCAGCCGTTTCGCTGGAAGGTCGTAGTGGTCAATGCGTGTTACTCGGGCGGCTTCGTACCGAAATTGCGCGGCGCCGGCACCCTGGTGCTCACCGCCGCACGCAGCGACCGGACCTCGTTCGGCTGCGGCGCGGATTCCGACATCACCTATTTTGGTCGGGCTTGGCTTGCCCATGGGTTAAGTGCTACACCCGACTTCATCGAGGCTTTCGGCAAGGCGAAGGCGGAGATCGCAGGCTGGGAGAAGAGGGACGCCCTGGAGCCGTCCGAGCCACAGATCGATGTGGGCGTTGGCATTGACAGCAAGCTCGAGGCTTGGCGGAAAGCGGCGCGCATCGGGCCGCCCGTGCCGTTTCAACCGGCGCACTGA
- a CDS encoding amidohydrolase, which yields MQTLTVSLVQGATRWHDAAGNREYYGRLVRGAAPSDLIVLPETFLSGFTNDTLNNAEAMDGPSVAWMRALAGEVNATLTGSLVIRDGDSVYNRLVWASPDGSIAYYDKRHLFRMAGEHTRYGGGNERLIVELKGWRILPQVCYDLRFPVWLRNGRREEAAGGMDYDLALFVANWPAPRRQPWRTLLRARAIENLAYVIGVNRVGVDGNDLPYAGDSAVIDPVGEPLVELGTQEQVVTVVLDPAPLKAHRERFPAWMDADRFSLDVSV from the coding sequence GTGCAAACTCTGACCGTTTCTCTCGTCCAGGGCGCCACCCGGTGGCACGACGCGGCGGGCAATCGCGAGTACTACGGTCGTCTCGTCCGCGGCGCCGCGCCAAGCGACCTAATCGTGCTTCCGGAGACGTTCCTCTCCGGGTTCACCAACGACACGCTCAACAATGCGGAGGCGATGGACGGCCCGAGCGTTGCGTGGATGCGGGCGCTGGCCGGCGAGGTGAATGCCACGCTGACCGGCAGCCTGGTCATCCGTGATGGCGACAGCGTCTACAACCGCCTCGTCTGGGCCTCGCCCGACGGCTCGATCGCGTATTACGACAAGCGCCATCTGTTCCGCATGGCGGGCGAACACACGCGTTACGGTGGCGGCAACGAGCGTCTGATCGTGGAATTGAAAGGATGGCGCATCCTGCCGCAGGTCTGCTACGACCTGCGTTTTCCGGTGTGGCTACGCAATGGGCGCCGCGAGGAAGCCGCAGGCGGCATGGATTACGACCTGGCCTTGTTCGTGGCGAACTGGCCGGCACCGCGTCGGCAGCCCTGGCGCACGCTGCTGCGTGCGCGAGCCATCGAAAATCTGGCCTATGTCATCGGCGTGAATCGCGTCGGTGTGGATGGCAACGACTTGCCCTATGCCGGCGACAGTGCCGTGATCGATCCCGTGGGCGAGCCGCTGGTGGAACTCGGCACGCAAGAGCAGGTGGTCACCGTCGTGCTCGATCCGGCGCCGCTGAAGGCACACCGCGAGCGTTTTCCTGCCTGGATGGACGCCGACCGCTTCTCGCTCGACGTCTCGGTCTGA
- a CDS encoding pyridoxal phosphate-dependent aminotransferase, with translation MQLDTKLPKVGTTIFSVMSQLALEHKAVNLGQGFPDFEPPEPLRDAITRAMAEGKNQYAPGVGIPKLREQIAAKTERLYGHRVSPDTEVTVTSGATEALFSAIAAVVRAGDEVIVFDPCYDSYEPAIELQGATAVHLPLTLPTFAIDWQRVRDAITPKTRMILINSPHNPSGAVLSRADLDELATIVRETSIVVLSDEVYEHIVFDGQEHQSVLRHEELAARSIVVSSFGKTYHCTGWKVGYAVAPKALTAEFRKVHQYLTFCTFNPAQWAFAAFLESTPEHYLTLPAFYQAKRDRFRELLAPSRLKLLDVPGGYFQLVDYAAIRDVDDINFSEWLVREGGVAAIPLSPFYEAAPDTRLVRLCFAKNDATMEAAAELLCKL, from the coding sequence ATGCAGCTCGATACCAAGCTTCCCAAGGTCGGCACCACGATCTTCAGCGTCATGAGCCAACTGGCGCTGGAACACAAGGCAGTGAACCTGGGCCAGGGTTTTCCCGATTTCGAACCGCCCGAGCCGCTGCGCGATGCGATCACGCGCGCCATGGCCGAGGGAAAGAACCAGTACGCGCCGGGCGTCGGTATTCCCAAGCTGCGTGAGCAGATCGCGGCCAAGACGGAGCGTCTCTACGGTCATCGCGTCAGTCCAGATACCGAAGTCACGGTCACGTCGGGTGCTACCGAGGCGCTTTTCTCCGCCATTGCCGCCGTGGTGCGGGCTGGCGACGAGGTGATCGTCTTCGACCCCTGCTACGACAGCTACGAGCCGGCCATCGAACTGCAGGGCGCCACGGCGGTGCATCTGCCGCTGACCTTGCCCACGTTCGCCATCGACTGGCAGCGCGTGCGCGACGCGATCACGCCGAAGACCCGGATGATCCTGATCAACTCGCCGCACAATCCGTCCGGCGCCGTGCTCTCGCGGGCCGATCTGGACGAACTGGCTACCATTGTGCGCGAGACGTCCATCGTGGTGCTTTCCGACGAGGTGTACGAGCACATCGTGTTCGATGGTCAGGAACACCAGAGCGTGCTGCGACACGAGGAACTCGCGGCGCGAAGCATCGTCGTGTCGTCGTTCGGCAAGACCTACCACTGCACGGGATGGAAGGTTGGCTATGCCGTGGCGCCCAAGGCGCTCACCGCCGAGTTCCGCAAGGTGCACCAATACCTTACGTTCTGCACGTTCAACCCGGCGCAGTGGGCGTTTGCGGCGTTTCTCGAATCCACTCCTGAGCACTATCTGACGCTGCCGGCGTTCTACCAGGCGAAGCGTGACCGTTTCCGCGAATTGCTTGCACCGTCGCGCCTGAAGCTGCTCGATGTCCCGGGGGGGTACTTCCAGCTCGTGGACTATGCCGCCATCCGTGACGTCGACGACATCAACTTCAGCGAGTGGCTGGTGCGCGAGGGCGGCGTGGCCGCGATTCCGCTCAGCCCGTTCTACGAAGCCGCACCTGACACGCGCCTGGTCCGGCTCTGCTTCGCCAAAAACGACGCCACCATGGAAGCCGCCGCGGAGCTGCTGTGCAAACTCTGA
- a CDS encoding LysR substrate-binding domain-containing protein has translation MDGALQDLNDLYFFASVVEHGGFSAAGRALGIPKSRLSKRIAQLEDRLGVRLLQRTTRRFVVTEIGERFYQHCRAVLEEARAAQDAVDELRTEPRGVVRVSCPISLAQNVLGPMLPAFMLEHPKVQVRLTATNRRVDVIGEGYDVAIRVREKLDTDATLVLRSIGYARSLLVASPKFLESNGRPRSLDELALLPALSMYEHEGAQVWELVDASGKKSAVEVKPRLVSGDFSVLISAAVQCCGVALVPEDFCAPLIAQGELEWVLPEYTTAQGTLHFVYPSRRGLLPAVRSFVDFLAERLPKAQAEFVKDCQKVGANPEQAGAIHLARMIGSTRSTAFGRPNE, from the coding sequence ATGGACGGCGCGCTGCAGGACCTCAACGATCTGTACTTCTTCGCCTCCGTCGTTGAACACGGCGGGTTTTCGGCAGCGGGCAGGGCGCTCGGTATCCCCAAATCCCGCCTGAGCAAGCGCATTGCCCAGTTGGAAGACCGCCTCGGCGTGCGCCTGCTCCAACGCACAACGCGCCGTTTCGTGGTGACCGAGATTGGCGAGCGCTTCTATCAACACTGTCGTGCGGTGCTGGAAGAGGCGCGCGCGGCGCAGGATGCCGTGGACGAACTGCGCACCGAGCCGCGCGGCGTGGTCCGTGTGAGCTGCCCGATTTCCCTTGCGCAGAACGTGCTCGGGCCGATGCTTCCGGCGTTCATGCTGGAACACCCGAAGGTACAGGTGCGCCTTACCGCCACCAATCGGCGCGTCGACGTCATCGGTGAGGGCTATGACGTGGCGATCCGTGTTCGCGAGAAACTGGATACCGACGCCACGCTCGTCCTGCGTAGCATCGGTTATGCGCGCAGCCTGCTGGTGGCAAGCCCCAAGTTCCTCGAGAGCAACGGTCGTCCCCGATCCCTCGACGAGCTGGCCCTGCTGCCCGCTCTGTCCATGTATGAGCACGAGGGCGCTCAGGTCTGGGAACTGGTGGATGCCAGCGGCAAGAAGTCCGCGGTGGAGGTCAAGCCGCGTCTCGTCAGCGGCGACTTCTCGGTGCTCATTTCAGCGGCGGTGCAATGTTGCGGCGTGGCGCTCGTGCCGGAAGACTTCTGCGCACCGCTCATCGCCCAGGGGGAACTGGAGTGGGTGCTACCGGAGTACACCACGGCGCAGGGCACGCTGCATTTCGTTTACCCCAGCCGCCGTGGTCTGCTGCCCGCGGTCCGCAGCTTCGTGGACTTTCTAGCCGAGCGGTTGCCGAAGGCGCAGGCGGAGTTCGTCAAGGATTGTCAGAAGGTTGGGGCGAACCCGGAGCAGGCGGGGGCGATCCACCTCGCGCGCATGATAGGATCGACCCGGTCGACGGCGTTTGGCCGTCCAAACGAATAA
- a CDS encoding FMN-dependent NADH-azoreductase, with the protein MKLLHVDASALGAHSVSRGLTAAIVDEFVRHHPGVEVTYRDLHAAPLAHWSPTADEKATAESAQVLQEFLDADVVVLGSPMYNFSIASSLKAWIDRITVAGTTFRYTANGPEGLAGGKRVIVASSRGGIYTEGAASAMDFQEPYLRALFGFLGVTDIEFVRAEGLAMGDERKAQAVDGATAKIGSLLRKAA; encoded by the coding sequence ATGAAACTCCTGCATGTCGACGCCAGCGCCCTCGGTGCCCACTCCGTTTCCCGCGGCCTCACCGCCGCGATCGTGGACGAGTTCGTTCGTCATCATCCCGGAGTGGAGGTGACCTATCGCGACCTCCACGCGGCCCCGCTCGCCCACTGGTCGCCCACGGCCGACGAGAAGGCTACCGCGGAATCGGCGCAGGTCTTGCAGGAATTCCTCGACGCCGACGTCGTGGTGCTTGGCTCGCCGATGTACAACTTCAGCATCGCCAGTTCGCTGAAGGCGTGGATCGATCGCATCACCGTGGCAGGCACGACCTTCCGCTATACCGCGAATGGCCCCGAAGGCCTGGCCGGCGGCAAGCGCGTCATCGTGGCTTCGTCGCGCGGAGGTATCTATACCGAAGGCGCAGCCAGCGCGATGGACTTCCAGGAGCCTTACCTGCGCGCCCTGTTCGGCTTCCTTGGCGTGACCGATATCGAGTTTGTACGCGCCGAAGGGCTGGCCATGGGTGACGAGCGCAAGGCTCAAGCCGTCGATGGCGCCACCGCAAAAATCGGCAGCCTGCTTCGCAAGGCCGCCTGA
- a CDS encoding ribonuclease H-like domain-containing protein — protein MSELASRLAALRKQAGAGTGKTPAPPKLAATTASVPAHRGVDLAALRRMAGVRERLGQPRAVSSRPLSRDVPGEEIAPGLRYLEQRFAWAEPPAELDLSFARLTRARREDLLHFDTETTGLAGGTGTRAFMIGAADWHDGALRVRQLYITTMAAETAMLRAFAEWIHVATVLVSYNGKSYDAPLLATRYRLARLSNPLQGLTHVDLLHPMRRRYRHVWENCRMQTAERKLLRIVREDDLPGSEAPRAWLTYLRGGSSTDLVRVAEHNLQDVRTLSGLMIEAHGWAEAPVLNVSADMPAGNEK, from the coding sequence ATGAGCGAGCTTGCCTCGCGGCTCGCCGCGTTGCGCAAACAGGCAGGAGCCGGCACGGGCAAGACGCCCGCGCCGCCCAAGCTCGCTGCAACGACCGCATCGGTCCCCGCGCATCGTGGTGTCGACCTGGCGGCGTTGCGTCGCATGGCGGGCGTTCGCGAACGCCTGGGGCAGCCGCGTGCGGTGTCGTCACGACCGCTGTCGCGTGACGTGCCCGGCGAAGAGATTGCCCCCGGGCTGCGTTATCTCGAGCAACGTTTCGCCTGGGCCGAGCCGCCCGCCGAACTCGATCTCTCGTTCGCGCGTCTTACCCGCGCCCGGCGGGAAGATCTGCTGCATTTCGATACGGAAACCACGGGTCTCGCCGGCGGCACGGGTACCCGCGCCTTCATGATCGGCGCAGCGGACTGGCACGATGGCGCGCTGCGTGTCCGTCAGCTCTACATCACGACCATGGCAGCTGAAACGGCCATGTTGCGCGCATTCGCCGAGTGGATACACGTAGCCACGGTGCTCGTGAGCTACAACGGGAAATCGTATGACGCGCCGCTGCTTGCCACGCGCTATCGGCTGGCGCGGCTTTCCAATCCCTTGCAGGGGCTGACCCACGTCGACCTGTTGCATCCCATGCGTCGACGTTATCGGCACGTGTGGGAGAACTGCCGCATGCAGACGGCGGAGCGGAAGCTGTTGCGCATCGTGCGTGAGGACGACCTGCCGGGATCGGAGGCGCCGCGCGCGTGGCTCACCTACCTGCGCGGAGGTTCGTCGACCGATCTGGTCCGTGTGGCGGAACACAACCTCCAGGACGTGCGCACGCTCAGCGGGCTGATGATCGAGGCGCACGGCTGGGCAGAGGCGCCTGTGCTCAATGTGTCGGCCGATATGCCTGCCGGTAACGAAAAATAG
- a CDS encoding DEAD/DEAH box helicase, protein MAAYLKALRADEADGVLATAHDGRTLAHRLTDKYGDRVCSAFTVFGREGDFAALPEDMPAGLGRALAARGIERLYSHQQEAWAAARDGKHVLVATPTASGKTLCYTMPVISSVLEAGAKALYLFPTKALAQDQVAELLEINRAGDLGVKAFTFDGDTPGDARQAIRLHGDVVVSNPDMLHQAILPHHTKWAQFFENLRYVVIDEIHTYRGVFGSHLANVLRRLKRICAFYGVRPQFVLCSATIGNATEHAQALIEDEVVTVSRSGAPTGDRHVLLWNPPVINPDLGLRASARSQTSLIARVAIKAKMKTLVFAQSRLMVEVLTKYLKDVFDHDTRKPPRIRAYRGGYLPTERREVEREMRAGNVDGIVSTSALELGVDIGSLDAVVLNGYPGSIAATWQRFGRAGRRQQPSLGVLVATSAPLDQYLMRHPAFLTEASPEHARIQPDQPLILLDHIRCAAFELPFLDGDAFGPDDAGPYLQVLAESEVLHREGERWEWIADSYPAIAVSLRSVADGNFVVVDRTEGRQTIIAEVDYSAAALTLYEGAIHMIQSVPYQVEKLDWDGRKAYCTRTRVDYYTDAIDYTKLKELECFDGTRSGEGSARHGEVHVVRRVSGYKKIRYYTHENIGYGPVNLPDQELHSTAVWWQLPQTVLDEAFCSRQHALDGFLGAAYALHTAAIVAVMAEPRDLQKAVGSGDGGWSAQVDAAGRGQLRADDGTAALPDALERFLPTVYLYDNFPGGVGLSEPLFRRASELLAHALATVEGCACKAGCPGCVGPVLAADEGREETPRNLATRVLRLLGAGA, encoded by the coding sequence ATGGCCGCCTACCTCAAAGCTCTTCGCGCCGACGAGGCTGATGGCGTGCTCGCCACGGCGCACGACGGCCGCACGTTGGCGCATCGCCTCACCGACAAGTACGGCGACCGCGTGTGCTCCGCCTTTACCGTCTTCGGCCGAGAGGGAGATTTTGCGGCACTGCCCGAGGACATGCCGGCGGGTCTGGGGCGCGCGCTTGCCGCCCGGGGCATCGAACGCCTGTACAGCCATCAGCAGGAAGCCTGGGCCGCAGCCCGCGACGGAAAGCACGTGCTCGTGGCGACGCCGACGGCATCGGGCAAGACACTCTGCTACACGATGCCGGTGATCTCCTCGGTGCTGGAGGCAGGTGCCAAGGCCTTGTACCTGTTTCCGACCAAGGCACTGGCGCAAGATCAGGTCGCCGAGTTGCTCGAAATCAATCGTGCGGGCGACCTGGGCGTCAAGGCTTTCACCTTCGATGGCGACACCCCGGGAGACGCTCGTCAGGCGATCCGGCTGCATGGCGACGTGGTGGTCAGCAACCCGGACATGCTGCATCAGGCGATCCTCCCGCATCACACCAAGTGGGCGCAGTTCTTCGAGAACCTTCGCTACGTGGTGATCGACGAGATCCACACGTATCGCGGCGTATTCGGTTCGCACCTTGCCAACGTGTTGCGCCGCCTGAAGCGCATCTGTGCGTTCTACGGTGTGCGCCCGCAGTTCGTGCTCTGCTCGGCGACGATCGGCAACGCCACCGAACATGCCCAGGCGCTCATCGAGGACGAAGTCGTGACCGTCAGCCGCAGCGGCGCGCCCACTGGCGATCGCCACGTGCTGCTGTGGAACCCGCCGGTGATCAACCCTGACCTCGGTCTGCGTGCATCGGCGAGGTCGCAGACGAGCCTCATCGCGCGCGTAGCGATCAAGGCGAAGATGAAGACCCTGGTCTTCGCGCAGTCGCGGCTGATGGTCGAGGTGCTGACGAAGTACCTGAAAGACGTGTTCGATCACGACACGCGCAAACCCCCGCGCATCCGCGCCTACCGCGGTGGTTACCTGCCCACGGAGCGCCGCGAGGTCGAGCGCGAGATGCGCGCCGGCAACGTCGATGGCATCGTTTCCACGTCCGCCCTCGAACTCGGAGTCGACATCGGCAGCCTGGATGCGGTGGTGCTGAATGGTTATCCGGGTTCCATTGCGGCCACCTGGCAGCGCTTCGGTCGTGCCGGGCGTCGGCAGCAGCCTTCGCTTGGGGTGCTGGTGGCGACCAGTGCGCCGCTGGACCAGTACCTCATGCGTCATCCCGCCTTTCTTACCGAGGCCAGCCCCGAGCATGCACGGATACAGCCCGACCAGCCGCTGATTCTGCTCGATCACATCCGCTGTGCCGCTTTCGAATTGCCGTTCCTCGATGGCGATGCTTTCGGCCCCGACGATGCGGGTCCGTACCTGCAGGTGCTGGCCGAGTCGGAAGTGTTGCATCGCGAAGGCGAGCGCTGGGAGTGGATCGCCGACAGTTACCCGGCCATTGCGGTGAGCCTGCGTTCGGTGGCGGACGGTAATTTCGTGGTGGTAGATCGTACCGAAGGCCGGCAGACGATCATCGCGGAGGTGGACTACTCGGCGGCGGCGCTCACCTTGTACGAAGGTGCCATCCACATGATCCAGTCGGTGCCGTACCAAGTGGAAAAGCTCGACTGGGACGGGCGCAAGGCGTATTGCACACGTACTCGCGTCGATTACTACACCGACGCCATCGACTACACCAAGCTCAAGGAGCTGGAATGCTTCGACGGCACGCGATCCGGCGAGGGCAGTGCAAGGCATGGCGAGGTGCATGTGGTCCGGCGCGTGTCGGGTTACAAGAAGATTCGCTACTACACGCACGAAAACATCGGTTATGGTCCAGTCAACCTGCCCGACCAGGAACTGCATTCCACGGCCGTCTGGTGGCAGCTACCGCAGACGGTGCTCGATGAGGCCTTCTGCTCGCGCCAGCACGCGCTGGACGGCTTTCTCGGCGCGGCGTACGCGTTGCATACGGCGGCGATCGTGGCCGTGATGGCCGAGCCGCGCGATCTGCAGAAGGCGGTAGGCTCGGGCGACGGCGGCTGGTCGGCGCAGGTGGATGCCGCCGGACGCGGGCAACTGCGCGCCGACGATGGCACGGCCGCGCTGCCCGATGCGCTGGAGCGTTTCCTGCCCACCGTCTATCTCTACGACAACTTCCCCGGTGGCGTGGGCCTCAGTGAACCGCTGTTCCGCCGCGCGTCCGAGCTGTTGGCGCATGCGCTGGCGACCGTAGAAGGCTGTGCCTGCAAGGCGGGTTGTCCGGGGTGTGTCGGGCCGGTGCTCGCGGCGGACGAAGGTCGCGAGGAAACGCCGCGCAACCTTGCCACGCGTGTGCTGCGGCTGCTCGGGGCGGGCGCATGA